In one Pseudomonas tensinigenes genomic region, the following are encoded:
- a CDS encoding methyl-accepting chemotaxis protein: MTKAKTGKPAEGSRSRSQIIVLFIALIVFIMLLFANFAYLNTQANYDKQYIGHAGELRVLSQRIAKNATEAAAGKAAAFKLLSDARNDFAQRWGYLKKGDPATGLPPAPATVRPEMRAVQLDWERLLKNTDAILSSEQTVLSLHQVAATLAETVPQLQIEYEKVVEILLQRGAPAAQVAMAQRQSLLAERILGAVNTVLAGDENSQQAADAFGRDATRFGQVLNGMLQGNPALKISQVEDRDARARLSEISELFQFVSGSVDEILETSPELFKVRESASNIFSLSQTLLDEASHLATRFENLAGGRNTDTIGGYVLGLLALASIILIGLVMVRETNRQLRETAEKNERNQNAIMRLLDEIEDLADGDLTVTASVTEDFTGTIADSINYSVDQLRDLVATINLTAGQVAAAVQETQATAMHLAQASEHQAQQISEASTAISDMAESIDQVSANAAESSAVAERSVEIANKGNEVVHNTIHGMDNIREQIQDTAKRIKRLGESSQEIGDIVSLIDDIADQTNILALNAAIQASMAGDAGRGFAVVADEVQRLAERSSAATRQIETLVRAIQTDTNEAVISMEQTTTEVVRGARLAQDAGVALEEIEGVSKTLAALIQSISNAAQQQTTSAGQISLTMNVIQQITSQTSSGSTATAESIGNLTKMASQLRRSVSGFTLPAATDKA; the protein is encoded by the coding sequence CCAAGAACGCCACCGAAGCCGCCGCCGGCAAGGCCGCCGCATTCAAGTTGCTCAGCGATGCGCGCAACGATTTCGCTCAGCGCTGGGGTTACCTGAAAAAGGGCGACCCGGCCACCGGCCTGCCTCCAGCGCCGGCCACTGTGCGCCCGGAAATGCGCGCCGTGCAGCTCGACTGGGAACGCCTGCTGAAAAACACCGACGCGATTCTTTCCAGCGAACAGACCGTGCTGTCGCTGCATCAGGTCGCCGCAACCCTGGCCGAAACCGTGCCGCAGTTGCAGATCGAATACGAAAAAGTCGTCGAAATACTCCTCCAGCGTGGTGCCCCGGCGGCGCAGGTGGCGATGGCCCAGCGTCAGTCGCTGCTGGCCGAACGCATTCTCGGCGCGGTCAACACCGTGCTCGCCGGCGACGAAAACTCCCAGCAAGCCGCCGATGCCTTCGGCCGCGACGCCACCCGTTTCGGCCAAGTGCTCAACGGCATGCTGCAAGGCAACCCGGCACTGAAAATCAGCCAGGTCGAAGACCGCGACGCCCGTGCGCGCCTGAGTGAAATCTCTGAGCTGTTCCAGTTCGTCTCCGGCTCCGTCGATGAAATCCTCGAAACCTCGCCAGAGCTGTTCAAGGTCCGTGAATCGGCGAGCAACATATTCAGCCTCTCGCAAACCCTGCTCGACGAAGCCTCGCACCTGGCCACTCGTTTCGAGAACCTTGCCGGCGGGCGCAATACCGACACCATCGGCGGTTACGTCCTCGGGTTGCTGGCGCTGGCGTCGATCATCCTCATTGGTCTGGTGATGGTCCGGGAAACCAATCGCCAGTTGCGCGAAACCGCTGAGAAGAACGAGCGCAATCAGAACGCGATCATGCGCCTGCTCGACGAGATCGAAGACCTCGCCGACGGCGACCTCACCGTGACCGCCTCGGTGACCGAAGACTTCACCGGCACCATCGCCGACTCGATCAACTATTCCGTCGACCAACTGCGCGATCTCGTCGCGACGATCAACCTCACCGCCGGCCAGGTCGCCGCAGCGGTGCAGGAAACCCAGGCCACCGCGATGCACCTGGCGCAGGCCTCGGAGCATCAGGCCCAGCAGATTTCCGAAGCCTCGACGGCAATCAGCGACATGGCCGAATCCATCGATCAGGTCTCGGCCAACGCCGCCGAGTCTTCTGCGGTGGCGGAGCGTTCGGTGGAAATCGCCAACAAGGGCAACGAGGTGGTGCACAACACCATCCACGGCATGGACAACATTCGCGAGCAGATTCAGGACACCGCCAAACGCATCAAGCGCCTCGGCGAGTCGTCGCAGGAAATCGGCGACATCGTCAGCCTGATCGACGACATTGCCGATCAGACCAACATCCTCGCCCTCAACGCGGCGATTCAGGCGTCGATGGCCGGTGATGCCGGGCGCGGTTTTGCCGTGGTTGCCGACGAAGTGCAGCGCTTGGCCGAACGCTCGTCCGCCGCCACCCGGCAGATCGAAACCCTGGTGCGGGCGATTCAGACCGATACCAACGAAGCGGTGATTTCGATGGAACAAACCACCACCGAAGTGGTGCGCGGCGCGCGACTGGCGCAGGATGCCGGTGTGGCCCTGGAAGAAATCGAAGGCGTATCGAAGACCCTCGCGGCGCTGATTCAAAGCATCTCCAATGCAGCGCAGCAGCAGACGACTTCCGCCGGGCAGATCTCGCTGACGATGAACGTGATCCAGCAAATCACCTCGCAAACCTCGTCCGGCTCCACGGCCACCGCCGAAAGCATCGGCAACCTGACGAAAATGGCCAGTCAGCTACGGCGTTCGGTGTCCGGCTTCACCTTGCCGGCGGCGACAGATAAAGCGTGA
- a CDS encoding Hpt domain-containing protein, with the protein MGDRHDYVALEWVKGEIAETLRLAHQAIEAVLDDPQAFPGLDECLDYIHQVHGSLQMVEFYGAALLAEEMEHLVEALQHERVNHRDEALHLLLQALGQLPIYLDRVQSARRDLPLVVLPLLNDLRSARGESLLSETSLFSPQLPELPPLSAEALALLEPAELPNVLRKLRQMLQMALVGLLREQDDQTHLGYLAKVFTRLEVLSGDSPLSPLWQIASALVEGMREGVIANSPALRSLFKDADKELKRLLEQGMAGLNRPPPPELLKSLLFYIAKAEHPTGQMLTMKDRYSLDDALPDSAMVDEERARLAGPDRDAMRSVLAALCEELVRVKERLDLFVRSDRQHTSDLESLLAPLRQIADTLAVLGFGQPRKVIIDQLAVVLSLAQGQREPNDAILMDVAGALLYVEATLAGMVGTVEPESPEDSRLPTTDLTQIHQIVIKEARICLQQAKDMIVDYIDADWDRQQLQPLPALLTQVRGALAMIPLSRAASLVEACNGFIREHLLLDPHEPGWEQLDHLADVISSLEYYLERLSDDPQAPGEQLLDVAQKSLASLGFFPDEQPGAQHVPVLEDVLSPSEALVMQDMQALDDPETVQSLADVLASPVSALNPPALITPGSLMPPPADEEPVDDELREVFLEETDEVLEVLHEYLPRWSANPQDRAALTELRRAFHTLKGSGRMVRALILGELAWSVENLLNRVLEQSVEPGSVVQQLLTDTVLLLPELINEFATNSQRQRSDVDQLAARAHALAKGDEPLAAEDVDDVTALDPLLLEIFRNEAETHLASLNRFLDQAAEHVPLQASDELQRALHTLKGSASMAGVLPIAELAAPLDQLAREFKAHQLPLDLDEVELLLEAEGLFRVGLRQLKHDPLAPIVGAQSLIKRSETLLAERLASILDAPNTGLRIKRDPQLINNFLAQGMDILLDAESLLQRWQQHPGERQELSALLDELTTLGEGAHLADLLPVDVLCEALLDLYGAVEESSLAVSEQFFREAQNAHEALINMLDELAAGQEVTPQPERIRALHDLLDQSLDPSSMGLIRSDGSRTLSIRELGSATAELQQKATALEPDDEIVEIFLEEAVDILDSSGQALQRWLSDPDNAAPLSSLQRDLHTLKGGARMAEVEAIGDLAQELESLYEGLVDRRFNYSETLRRLLLKSHERLALLLEQLQQHQPLTPAQDLIETLRQVRQGQTVSETPQPAADHDSAGHDPELLEIFLEEGFDIIENSGAALLRWQAEPGNRQEVETLLRDLHTLKGGARMVEIGPIGDLAHELEYLYESLSSGALQPSPELFALVQRGHDRLAQMLDGVRAGQPCPPADRLINAIQNFSHPVTLETPPLLPVPVKTDAAPPTAEAGADMVKVSAELLDELVNLAGETSIFRGRIEQQVNDAQIALNEMETTIERMRDQLRRLDTETQGRILSRQQVDAERLGYEEFDPLEMDRHSQLQQLSRALFESASDLLDLKETLDRRNHDAENLLQQQGRINTELQEGLMRTRMVPFERMLPRLKRIVRQVAEELNKDVAFVIGNAEGEMDRNVLERMAAPLEHMLRNAVDHGLESAEVRLAAGKPAQGQISLDLSREGGDIVFDIRDDGAGVPLEAVRRKAIKRGMLAPEAEISDRDVLQFILQPGFSTAEKITQISGRGVGMDVVHEEVRQLGGSMSIDSVAGQGVHFRIRLPFTVSVNRALMVQCGEDQYAIPLNTIEGIVRVLPNDLEGHFRVDPPRYQYGGQTYELCYLGELLKTAPRPKLLGQNLPLPVLLVHYNDRRIAVLVDTMAGTREIVVKSLGAQFAAVQGVSGATILGDGRVVLILDLLAPIRAMQARIAPTPTLPEIDSEPHKPLLVMVVDDSVTVRKVTSRLLERHGMNVLTAKDGVDAMLLLEEHMPDLMLLDIEMPRMDGFEVATQVRNDERLQHLPIIMITSRTGQKHRDRAMAIGVNDYLGKPYQESVLLESIAQWSKKHA; encoded by the coding sequence ATGGGTGATCGGCACGACTATGTGGCCCTCGAATGGGTCAAAGGCGAAATTGCCGAAACGCTGAGGCTGGCGCATCAGGCGATTGAAGCCGTGCTTGATGATCCGCAGGCCTTTCCCGGGCTGGACGAGTGCCTGGATTACATCCATCAGGTCCACGGCAGTTTGCAGATGGTCGAGTTCTACGGCGCAGCCTTGCTCGCCGAAGAAATGGAGCATCTGGTCGAAGCCCTGCAGCACGAGCGCGTCAACCATCGCGACGAAGCCCTGCATCTGTTGCTGCAAGCCCTCGGGCAATTGCCGATCTACCTCGACCGCGTGCAGAGCGCTCGCCGTGATTTGCCGCTCGTGGTGCTGCCGCTGCTCAACGATCTGCGCAGTGCTCGTGGCGAAAGCCTGTTGTCTGAAACCAGCCTGTTCAGCCCGCAACTGCCTGAGTTACCGCCCTTGAGCGCCGAAGCACTGGCGCTGCTTGAGCCGGCAGAGTTGCCGAACGTGCTGCGCAAATTACGCCAGATGCTGCAAATGGCTTTGGTCGGTTTGCTGCGCGAGCAGGATGACCAGACCCACCTCGGTTATCTGGCCAAAGTCTTTACCCGCCTCGAAGTGCTGAGCGGCGATTCGCCCCTGAGCCCGCTGTGGCAAATCGCCTCGGCGCTGGTCGAAGGCATGCGCGAGGGCGTGATCGCCAACAGCCCGGCGCTGCGCAGCCTGTTCAAGGACGCCGACAAAGAGCTCAAGCGCCTGCTCGAACAAGGCATGGCCGGCCTCAACCGGCCGCCACCGCCAGAGCTGCTGAAAAGCCTGTTGTTCTATATTGCCAAAGCCGAACATCCCACCGGGCAGATGCTGACCATGAAAGATCGCTACTCCCTGGACGACGCGTTGCCCGACAGCGCGATGGTCGACGAAGAACGCGCACGCCTGGCCGGCCCCGACCGCGATGCGATGCGCTCGGTGCTGGCGGCATTGTGCGAAGAGTTGGTGCGGGTCAAGGAGCGCCTCGATCTGTTCGTGCGCAGCGACCGCCAGCACACCTCGGATCTGGAGAGCTTGCTGGCGCCGCTGCGGCAAATCGCCGACACGTTGGCCGTGCTCGGTTTTGGCCAACCGCGCAAAGTCATCATCGATCAATTGGCCGTGGTACTCAGCCTTGCCCAAGGCCAGCGCGAACCGAATGACGCGATCCTCATGGACGTTGCCGGTGCGCTGCTTTACGTCGAAGCGACGTTGGCCGGAATGGTCGGCACCGTCGAGCCGGAAAGCCCGGAAGATTCGCGCCTGCCGACCACCGACCTGACGCAGATCCATCAGATCGTCATCAAGGAAGCGCGCATCTGCCTGCAACAGGCCAAGGACATGATCGTCGACTACATCGACGCCGATTGGGATCGCCAGCAACTGCAACCGCTGCCGGCGCTGCTGACCCAAGTGCGCGGTGCGCTGGCGATGATTCCACTCAGCCGTGCGGCGAGTCTGGTCGAAGCCTGCAACGGTTTTATCCGCGAACATTTGCTGCTCGATCCGCATGAGCCGGGTTGGGAACAACTCGATCATCTGGCCGATGTCATCAGTAGCCTTGAGTATTACCTCGAACGCTTGAGCGATGATCCGCAGGCACCGGGCGAACAATTGCTGGATGTCGCGCAGAAGTCCCTCGCCAGTCTGGGTTTCTTTCCCGATGAGCAGCCCGGCGCGCAGCATGTGCCAGTGCTTGAAGACGTTCTCAGCCCCAGCGAAGCGCTGGTGATGCAGGACATGCAGGCGCTCGATGATCCGGAAACCGTGCAGTCGCTGGCCGATGTTCTGGCCAGCCCGGTTTCGGCGCTCAACCCGCCGGCTCTGATTACTCCTGGCAGCCTGATGCCGCCACCGGCCGATGAAGAGCCGGTCGACGATGAACTGCGCGAAGTGTTTCTCGAAGAGACCGACGAGGTCCTTGAGGTTCTCCACGAATACCTGCCGCGCTGGTCGGCCAATCCGCAGGATCGCGCCGCGTTGACTGAACTGCGCCGCGCCTTTCACACCTTGAAGGGCAGCGGGCGCATGGTCCGCGCGTTGATCCTTGGCGAGCTGGCGTGGTCGGTGGAAAACCTGCTTAACCGTGTCCTCGAACAAAGCGTCGAACCCGGTTCGGTGGTGCAGCAACTGCTCACCGACACGGTGTTGTTGCTGCCCGAGTTGATCAACGAATTCGCCACCAACAGTCAGCGTCAGCGCAGCGATGTCGATCAACTCGCCGCACGCGCACATGCCTTGGCCAAGGGTGACGAACCACTGGCGGCCGAAGACGTCGACGACGTGACGGCGCTCGACCCGCTGTTGCTGGAGATCTTCCGTAACGAAGCGGAAACCCACCTCGCCAGTCTCAATCGTTTTCTAGATCAGGCCGCCGAGCATGTGCCGTTGCAGGCCAGTGACGAGTTGCAGCGCGCCCTGCACACGCTCAAGGGCAGTGCGTCGATGGCCGGTGTGTTGCCGATTGCCGAACTGGCCGCGCCGCTCGATCAACTGGCCCGCGAGTTCAAGGCGCACCAGTTGCCGCTCGACCTCGACGAAGTGGAGTTGCTCCTCGAAGCCGAAGGCCTGTTCCGCGTCGGCCTGCGTCAGCTCAAGCATGATCCGCTGGCGCCGATTGTCGGTGCGCAGTCGCTGATCAAACGCTCGGAAACCCTGCTTGCCGAGCGTCTGGCGTCGATCCTCGATGCGCCGAATACCGGCCTGCGGATCAAGCGCGATCCGCAACTGATCAACAACTTTCTCGCTCAGGGCATGGATATCCTGCTGGATGCTGAGAGCCTGCTACAGCGCTGGCAGCAACACCCCGGCGAGCGTCAGGAACTCAGCGCCTTGCTGGATGAACTGACCACCCTTGGCGAAGGCGCGCATTTGGCGGATTTGCTGCCGGTGGATGTGTTGTGCGAAGCCTTGCTCGACCTGTATGGCGCGGTGGAAGAAAGCAGTCTGGCGGTCAGCGAACAGTTTTTCCGCGAAGCGCAGAACGCCCATGAAGCGCTGATCAACATGCTCGATGAACTGGCTGCCGGTCAGGAAGTCACGCCGCAGCCAGAGCGGATTCGGGCGTTGCATGATCTGCTCGATCAGAGCCTCGATCCTTCTTCCATGGGCCTGATTCGCAGCGATGGCAGCCGTACTTTGAGCATCCGTGAACTGGGCAGCGCCACCGCCGAGTTGCAGCAAAAGGCAACGGCGCTTGAACCCGATGACGAGATTGTCGAGATCTTCCTCGAAGAGGCGGTGGACATTCTCGACAGCTCAGGCCAGGCCTTGCAGCGCTGGTTGAGCGACCCGGACAATGCCGCGCCGCTGTCCTCGTTGCAGCGCGATTTGCACACCCTCAAGGGCGGCGCGCGGATGGCCGAAGTCGAGGCCATTGGCGATCTGGCCCAGGAGCTGGAAAGCCTTTACGAAGGTCTGGTCGATCGTCGCTTCAACTACAGCGAAACCTTGAGGCGTCTGCTGCTCAAGAGTCATGAGCGTTTGGCGCTGCTGCTTGAACAACTGCAACAACATCAGCCACTGACCCCGGCGCAGGATTTGATCGAAACCCTGCGTCAGGTGCGTCAAGGCCAGACCGTCAGCGAAACGCCCCAGCCAGCGGCCGATCATGACAGCGCTGGCCACGACCCGGAGCTGCTGGAGATCTTCCTCGAGGAAGGTTTCGACATCATCGAAAACTCCGGCGCCGCGCTGCTGCGCTGGCAGGCCGAGCCGGGCAATCGTCAGGAAGTGGAAACCCTGCTGCGCGATCTGCACACCCTCAAGGGCGGCGCGCGGATGGTCGAGATCGGACCGATCGGCGACCTCGCCCATGAGCTGGAGTACCTTTACGAAAGTCTTTCCAGCGGCGCTTTGCAGCCGTCGCCGGAGCTGTTTGCACTGGTGCAGCGCGGGCATGACCGCTTGGCGCAAATGCTCGATGGCGTGCGCGCCGGGCAACCGTGTCCGCCAGCGGATCGGCTGATCAACGCGATCCAGAATTTCAGCCACCCGGTGACGCTGGAAACGCCGCCATTGCTGCCTGTGCCGGTCAAGACTGACGCGGCGCCGCCGACTGCCGAAGCGGGCGCGGACATGGTCAAGGTCTCCGCCGAACTGCTCGACGAATTGGTCAATCTGGCCGGGGAAACCTCGATCTTCCGTGGTCGTATCGAACAGCAGGTCAACGACGCACAAATTGCCCTGAACGAGATGGAAACCACCATCGAACGGATGCGCGATCAGTTGCGCCGGCTCGACACGGAAACCCAGGGGCGGATTCTCAGCCGCCAGCAAGTCGATGCCGAACGCCTCGGTTACGAAGAATTCGATCCGCTGGAAATGGACCGCCATTCGCAGTTGCAGCAATTGTCGCGGGCGCTGTTCGAATCCGCCTCCGACTTGCTCGACCTCAAGGAAACCCTCGACCGCCGCAATCACGATGCCGAGAACCTGTTGCAGCAACAGGGCCGCATCAACACCGAATTGCAGGAAGGCCTGATGCGTACGCGCATGGTGCCGTTCGAGCGCATGTTGCCGCGCCTCAAACGCATCGTCCGCCAGGTGGCTGAAGAGCTGAATAAAGACGTCGCGTTTGTCATCGGCAACGCTGAAGGCGAGATGGATCGCAATGTGCTCGAACGCATGGCCGCGCCGCTGGAACACATGCTGCGCAATGCCGTCGACCACGGTCTGGAGTCCGCCGAGGTGCGGCTGGCAGCGGGTAAACCGGCGCAAGGGCAGATCAGCCTCGACCTGTCCCGCGAGGGCGGCGACATTGTTTTCGATATTCGCGATGACGGCGCCGGGGTGCCGCTGGAAGCGGTGCGGCGCAAGGCGATCAAGCGTGGCATGCTCGCGCCGGAAGCGGAGATCAGCGACCGCGACGTGTTGCAGTTCATCCTTCAGCCGGGATTCTCGACCGCCGAAAAAATCACGCAGATTTCCGGGCGCGGGGTCGGCATGGACGTGGTACACGAAGAGGTGCGGCAGCTCGGCGGCAGCATGAGCATCGACTCGGTGGCGGGGCAGGGCGTGCATTTCCGTATTCGGCTGCCGTTCACCGTGTCGGTCAACCGCGCGTTGATGGTGCAGTGCGGGGAAGATCAATATGCGATTCCGCTGAACACCATCGAAGGCATCGTCCGCGTGTTGCCGAATGACCTGGAGGGGCACTTCCGGGTTGATCCGCCGCGCTACCAATACGGCGGCCAGACCTATGAACTGTGCTACCTCGGCGAACTGCTGAAAACCGCGCCACGGCCGAAACTACTCGGCCAGAACCTGCCGTTGCCGGTGCTGCTGGTGCACTACAACGACCGGCGCATCGCGGTGCTGGTGGATACCATGGCCGGCACCCGCGAGATCGTGGTCAAGAGCCTTGGCGCCCAATTCGCGGCAGTGCAGGGCGTGTCCGGGGCGACGATTCTCGGCGATGGCCGGGTGGTGCTGATTCTCGATTTGCTCGCACCGATCCGCGCCATGCAGGCACGCATTGCGCCGACGCCAACGCTGCCGGAGATCGACAGCGAACCGCACAAACCGCTGCTGGTGATGGTGGTCGACGACTCGGTCACCGTGCGCAAGGTCACCAGTCGTTTGCTCGAACGCCACGGCATGAACGTGCTGACCGCCAAGGACGGGGTCGACGCCATGCTGCTGCTCGAAGAGCACATGCCCGACCTGATGCTGCTCGACATCGAAATGCCGCGCATGGACGGCTTCGAAGTCGCCACCCAAGTGCGCAACGACGAACGCCTGCAACACCTGCCGATCATCATGATCACCTCGCGCACCGGGCAGAAACACCGCGACCGCGCGATGGCGATTGGCGTCAACGACTACCTCGGCAAGCCGTATCAAGAGTCGGTGCTGCTTGAAAGCATTGCCCAGTGGAGCAAGAAACATGCATGA